A part of Caldicellulosiruptor owensensis OL genomic DNA contains:
- a CDS encoding YbaB/EbfC family nucleoid-associated protein, whose product MAKNRFPGLGGGFNINQLQKQAKKMQEEIEKLQEELNQKEIEVSSGGGAVKVIINGKKEVKSIQILPEVVDPEDIETLQDLIVACVNEAIRKVDKMVEEEMQKVTGFGIPGLF is encoded by the coding sequence ATGGCAAAAAATAGATTTCCTGGGCTTGGTGGTGGTTTTAATATAAATCAGCTCCAGAAACAGGCAAAAAAGATGCAAGAGGAAATAGAAAAATTGCAGGAGGAATTAAATCAAAAAGAGATTGAGGTAAGCAGCGGCGGTGGTGCTGTCAAAGTTATTATCAATGGTAAAAAAGAGGTAAAAAGTATTCAGATATTACCCGAGGTTGTTGACCCTGAAGATATAGAAACTTTACAGGATTTGATAGTTGCATGTGTAAATGAAGCTATAAGAAAGGTTGATAAGATGGTAGAAGAAGAGATGCAAAAAGTTACAGGGTTTGGTATCCCAGGTCTTTTTTAA
- the recR gene encoding recombination mediator RecR, whose amino-acid sequence MQNKETSISKLVQQLEKLPGIGQKTAQRLAFYIINMKTEDVKALADAILSAKISTKLCKVCCNFTEEEVCPICKDEKRDRSVICVVEEPQDVAALERVKEYKGLYHVLHGAISPLKGKYPEQLTIDVLLKRLSDPAIKEVIIATNPDVDGEATASYLARLIKPMGIKVTRIARGIPVGGDIEYADEVTILKAIEGRREI is encoded by the coding sequence ATGCAGAATAAAGAAACTTCTATATCAAAACTCGTTCAGCAGCTTGAAAAGCTTCCAGGTATTGGTCAGAAGACCGCCCAGAGACTTGCGTTTTACATCATAAATATGAAAACTGAAGATGTCAAAGCACTTGCTGATGCTATCTTGAGTGCTAAAATTAGCACAAAACTATGCAAGGTATGCTGTAACTTTACAGAAGAAGAAGTATGTCCTATATGTAAAGATGAAAAGAGAGATAGAAGTGTTATATGTGTTGTAGAAGAACCACAGGATGTTGCAGCGCTTGAAAGAGTAAAGGAATATAAAGGACTTTACCATGTGCTCCACGGTGCAATATCCCCGCTCAAAGGTAAATACCCTGAACAGCTTACAATTGATGTTCTGTTAAAGAGACTTTCTGACCCAGCAATAAAAGAGGTTATAATTGCTACAAATCCTGATGTTGACGGTGAAGCAACAGCCTCCTACTTAGCGCGGCTTATAAAACCAATGGGTATCAAGGTTACAAGAATTGCCAGGGGTATTCCTGTTGGCGGTGATATCGAGTACGCTGATGAGGTTACAATTCTCAAAGCAATAGAAGGAAGAAGAGAAATTTAG
- a CDS encoding pro-sigmaK processing inhibitor BofA family protein yields the protein MKLFDLVIRFILTTCFIILFNLLCEPYGIHIGFNIINLAIGTLIGFPGFALLFILTLLFR from the coding sequence ATGAAACTTTTTGATTTAGTTATAAGATTCATTCTTACAACATGCTTCATTATCCTTTTTAATCTCTTGTGTGAACCGTATGGTATTCATATTGGATTTAACATAATAAACCTTGCAATTGGAACTTTAATAGGATTTCCCGGTTTTGCCTTGCTTTTTATTTTGACTCTTCTTTTTAGGTAA
- a CDS encoding NAD-dependent epimerase/dehydratase family protein has product MAVLVTGGAGFIGSHIVDKLIERGYDVCIIDNLISGNVRNINPKAKFYKLDIRNNLEEVFEKNEIEYCIHQAAQVSVAKSMEDVYLDCSINVLGTVNLLEYCVKYKVKKFIFASSAAVYGEPKYIPIDENHPLRPESFYGLSKLTSEEYIRMFAHNFNFGYVIFRYSNVYGPRQDPFGEGGVVSIFCDRMQNNKDVIIFGDGTQTRDFIYVEDVAEANCIALESFVSGTFNLSTGKNVSVNELFEILSSLTGYKNNPVYQPKRPGDIVHSCLANNLLKMEFGYVPQYSLLEGLKRTVEYFSNKSV; this is encoded by the coding sequence TTGGCAGTTCTTGTGACAGGCGGTGCTGGCTTTATAGGATCGCATATTGTTGATAAGCTTATTGAAAGAGGATATGATGTATGTATTATAGACAATCTTATTTCTGGAAATGTTCGTAATATCAATCCAAAAGCCAAATTCTATAAGCTTGATATTCGCAATAATTTAGAAGAAGTATTTGAAAAAAACGAAATTGAATATTGCATACATCAGGCGGCTCAGGTGAGTGTTGCAAAGTCTATGGAAGATGTTTATCTTGATTGCAGTATAAATGTCTTGGGCACGGTTAATCTTCTTGAATACTGTGTTAAATACAAAGTGAAAAAGTTTATTTTTGCATCCTCGGCTGCAGTTTATGGAGAACCTAAATATATTCCGATTGATGAAAATCATCCTTTAAGACCAGAATCTTTTTATGGACTATCTAAACTTACCTCAGAAGAGTATATAAGGATGTTTGCACATAATTTTAATTTTGGATATGTTATCTTTAGATACTCAAATGTCTATGGACCTCGACAAGACCCGTTCGGTGAAGGTGGGGTTGTATCAATTTTTTGCGATCGTATGCAAAATAACAAAGATGTTATTATATTTGGAGATGGTACTCAAACAAGGGATTTTATATATGTTGAAGATGTCGCTGAAGCAAACTGTATTGCATTAGAAAGTTTTGTATCAGGAACATTTAATCTGAGCACTGGTAAAAATGTATCAGTAAATGAACTGTTTGAGATTCTATCAAGCTTAACGGGATACAAAAATAATCCTGTCTATCAACCTAAGCGTCCGGGAGATATTGTTCATAGCTGTTTGGCAAATAATCTTTTAAAGATGGAGTTCGGATACGTACCTCAATACTCACTTTTAGAAGGATTGAAAAGAACGGTTGAATATTTTTCAAATAAATCTGTTTAA
- a CDS encoding DUF1292 domain-containing protein — MDMFADNVVTLVDEEGREISFEMLDKVNYNGNDYIVLLPLEEMEKEDEEAEVVILRIEDRDGEEVYVGVEDEEELENVFEIFQSRFDDEDFDMYDEDEE, encoded by the coding sequence ATGGATATGTTTGCTGACAATGTAGTAACATTAGTAGATGAAGAAGGAAGAGAGATATCTTTTGAGATGCTTGATAAGGTCAATTACAATGGTAATGACTATATAGTCCTTCTTCCTTTAGAGGAGATGGAAAAAGAAGACGAAGAGGCTGAGGTTGTAATTCTTAGGATTGAAGACAGAGACGGTGAAGAAGTATATGTAGGTGTAGAGGACGAGGAAGAGCTTGAGAATGTATTTGAAATCTTCCAGTCCAGGTTTGACGATGAAGATTTTGATATGTATGACGAAGATGAAGAATAG
- the galU gene encoding UTP--glucose-1-phosphate uridylyltransferase GalU produces the protein MKRLIKKAIIPAAGLGTRFLPATKAQPKEMLPIVDKPTIQYIVEEALESGIESILIVTGRGKRAIEDHFDKSFELEVALENKKDYDNLQLIRKIADYNVHYIRQKEPRGLGDAVYCARLFIDNEPFAVLLGDDIIISEKPCLKQLIEVYEEYRTTILGVQKVPEDDVSKYGIIAGKQIEDRIYKVKDLVEKPKKEESPSNIAVLGRYIITPEILNILQHTKEGVGGEIQLTDALRELSKKEAMYAYEFEGRRYDVGNKLGFLQATVEIALSREDIGRDFYNYLVTLVNAKNYKEKLSELEKI, from the coding sequence ATGAAAAGACTTATCAAAAAAGCCATCATTCCTGCAGCAGGACTTGGTACAAGGTTTTTACCGGCAACAAAAGCACAGCCAAAAGAGATGCTTCCCATTGTGGACAAGCCAACAATTCAGTACATAGTTGAAGAGGCGTTAGAGTCGGGGATAGAGAGTATCCTAATTGTTACAGGGCGTGGCAAAAGAGCTATTGAAGATCATTTTGATAAGTCTTTTGAGCTTGAAGTTGCTCTTGAAAACAAAAAGGATTATGACAATCTCCAGCTAATAAGAAAGATAGCAGACTATAATGTCCACTATATACGCCAAAAAGAACCAAGAGGCCTTGGTGATGCAGTTTACTGTGCAAGACTTTTTATTGACAATGAACCTTTTGCAGTTCTACTTGGCGACGACATCATCATTTCCGAAAAGCCATGTTTAAAACAGCTAATAGAGGTGTATGAAGAGTACAGAACAACCATCTTGGGTGTCCAAAAAGTACCAGAGGATGATGTCAGCAAGTATGGAATTATTGCAGGTAAGCAAATAGAAGATAGAATCTACAAGGTAAAAGACCTTGTAGAAAAGCCTAAAAAAGAAGAATCACCTTCGAATATTGCTGTGCTTGGAAGATATATCATCACTCCTGAGATATTAAATATCCTACAGCACACAAAAGAGGGTGTTGGTGGAGAAATACAGTTGACTGACGCCTTGAGAGAACTTTCTAAAAAAGAAGCTATGTATGCTTATGAATTTGAAGGAAGAAGATATGATGTGGGCAACAAACTTGGGTTCCTGCAGGCAACAGTCGAGATTGCTCTTTCAAGAGAAGACATTGGTAGAGATTTTTATAACTATCTTGTTACTCTTGTGAATGCTAAGAATTACAAAGAAAAACTAAGTGAGTTAGAAAAGATTTAA
- the fapR gene encoding transcription factor FapR produces MMAKLSRKERHRLLLQRIKENPFITDEELASEFGCSVQTIRLDRAILDIKEVRERIKEMAKESISKLKTISPRDVVGEIIDIELENFAIATFEPELWMTFANSNMVKGQYIYAFAESIAMSVIDAKAALIGVANIKYKTPVLANDRLVARAELKKKRNNKYIVWVFIKRNNEEVFRGKFILVALNEEINSVQ; encoded by the coding sequence ATTATGGCAAAACTATCAAGGAAAGAAAGACACAGACTTCTGCTTCAAAGAATAAAAGAAAATCCTTTTATAACAGATGAGGAACTAGCAAGTGAATTTGGATGTTCTGTTCAGACAATAAGGCTTGATAGAGCAATTTTAGATATCAAAGAAGTTCGAGAGAGAATAAAGGAAATGGCCAAAGAAAGTATATCTAAACTCAAAACAATTTCACCGCGCGATGTTGTTGGTGAGATTATTGACATAGAGCTTGAGAATTTTGCTATTGCAACTTTTGAACCAGAGCTTTGGATGACCTTTGCTAATAGTAATATGGTTAAAGGTCAGTACATCTATGCTTTTGCTGAGTCAATTGCCATGTCTGTCATTGATGCTAAAGCAGCGTTAATTGGAGTAGCAAATATAAAGTATAAAACACCAGTTTTGGCAAATGATAGACTTGTTGCAAGAGCAGAGCTGAAAAAGAAAAGAAACAACAAATATATAGTATGGGTATTTATCAAGAGAAATAACGAAGAGGTTTTCAGAGGCAAATTTATCCTGGTTGCTTTAAATGAAGAGATTAATTCAGTGCAGTAG
- the plsX gene encoding phosphate acyltransferase PlsX, translated as MRIGIDAMGGDNAPHAVIKGVALYLNHKQDDEIVIFGNKDVVEKECAQEIRQFNKVEIVNCKEKIEFEDEPVKAIRQKKDSSIVVGLQYLKEGKIDAFVSAGSTGALMAGGLLIVGRIKGIDRPALTTRLPYKDGQYLLIDVGSNTDCRPINILQFAQMATVYVSKVFGKQNPTVGLLNIGTEENKGNELSKQSYEFLKSAKNINFVGNVEARSLPFSPPDIVVCDGFVGNIVLKLTEGMGLLFFDILKDIAKSSFRAKIGGLLLKPYLKRLKGKYDYKEVGGAPLLGIDGIIVKCHGASDSQAIFSGIHQAKSFYENNVLALLKEEITAESEV; from the coding sequence ATGAGGATTGGTATTGATGCAATGGGTGGAGATAATGCTCCACATGCAGTTATAAAAGGTGTTGCACTCTATTTGAATCATAAACAAGATGATGAAATAGTAATTTTTGGAAATAAAGACGTTGTTGAGAAAGAGTGTGCACAAGAAATAAGACAGTTCAATAAAGTAGAAATAGTAAACTGCAAGGAAAAAATAGAATTTGAAGATGAACCAGTAAAGGCAATAAGACAGAAGAAAGATTCATCTATTGTAGTGGGCTTGCAATACTTAAAAGAAGGCAAAATCGATGCTTTTGTATCAGCAGGAAGTACTGGTGCTTTAATGGCAGGTGGACTTTTAATTGTTGGAAGGATCAAGGGGATAGATAGACCTGCTTTGACAACTCGGCTTCCCTACAAAGATGGGCAGTACCTTTTAATTGATGTTGGGTCTAATACAGACTGTAGACCAATAAATATTCTGCAATTTGCTCAGATGGCAACAGTATATGTAAGCAAGGTGTTTGGCAAGCAAAACCCAACAGTTGGGCTTTTGAATATAGGTACAGAGGAAAATAAAGGTAATGAACTGTCTAAACAGTCTTATGAGTTTCTAAAAAGCGCAAAGAACATAAACTTTGTTGGAAATGTTGAAGCGAGAAGCTTGCCATTCTCACCACCAGATATAGTTGTGTGTGATGGATTTGTTGGCAATATAGTTTTGAAGCTTACAGAAGGGATGGGACTTTTGTTTTTTGATATTTTAAAAGACATTGCAAAATCAAGTTTTAGAGCAAAAATTGGTGGACTTTTGTTAAAACCATACCTCAAAAGATTGAAAGGTAAATATGACTACAAGGAAGTAGGTGGAGCTCCTCTTTTAGGAATAGATGGAATAATAGTAAAATGTCACGGTGCATCAGATAGCCAGGCAATTTTCAGCGGAATACATCAAGCAAAGTCTTTTTATGAAAATAACGTATTAGCATTACTTAAAGAAGAAATCACAGCTGAAAGCGAGGTCTAA
- a CDS encoding beta-ketoacyl-ACP synthase III — MKQNVKILSTGRFVPERILSNYDLENMVETSDEWITQRTGIKERRIVDGRTSTTDLAVQAARNAMQKAGILPDDIDLVIVATVTPEMFFPSTACLVQKELKLKNAFAFDISAACSGFIYGMAIATQFIQNGFCKTALVIGAEALSKITNWSDRSTCVLFGDGAGAAILTTSDEEGILGFELGSDGENGLLLYCHAFGLSDLNYSQSKNMPNFRKIYMDGNEVYKFAVKIMPYAVEKVLEKVGLSSSDIDVFIPHQANIRIIESAAKRLKIPMEKVFANLHKYGNTSAASIPIALDEAIEEGKIKKGDKIVLVGFGGGLTWASCAVKWI, encoded by the coding sequence ATGAAACAAAATGTCAAGATTCTTTCAACAGGAAGATTTGTGCCCGAGCGAATTCTTTCTAACTATGATTTAGAAAATATGGTTGAAACATCTGATGAATGGATAACCCAGCGGACAGGTATAAAAGAAAGGAGAATAGTTGACGGAAGAACCTCAACAACTGATTTAGCAGTCCAAGCAGCAAGGAATGCTATGCAAAAGGCAGGGATTTTACCAGATGATATTGATCTTGTGATTGTGGCGACAGTAACACCAGAGATGTTTTTTCCTTCAACAGCATGTCTTGTTCAAAAAGAATTAAAACTTAAAAACGCATTTGCTTTTGATATATCCGCTGCATGTTCAGGTTTTATATATGGAATGGCAATTGCTACTCAATTTATTCAAAACGGTTTTTGTAAAACTGCTCTTGTAATAGGGGCAGAAGCACTCTCTAAGATAACTAACTGGTCTGACAGGTCCACATGTGTGCTTTTTGGTGACGGGGCAGGTGCTGCTATTTTAACAACTTCAGATGAAGAGGGGATATTAGGTTTTGAGCTTGGAAGTGATGGTGAAAACGGACTTTTACTTTACTGTCATGCGTTTGGGCTCAGTGATTTAAACTATTCTCAGTCCAAAAACATGCCAAATTTTAGAAAAATTTATATGGATGGCAATGAGGTTTATAAGTTTGCTGTCAAAATAATGCCATACGCAGTTGAAAAAGTTTTGGAAAAGGTTGGGCTTTCCTCCTCAGATATAGATGTTTTCATACCCCATCAAGCAAATATAAGGATAATTGAGAGTGCTGCAAAGAGGCTTAAGATTCCAATGGAAAAAGTATTTGCCAACCTGCACAAATATGGTAATACATCTGCTGCATCAATTCCAATTGCACTTGATGAGGCAATAGAAGAAGGAAAAATAAAAAAAGGTGATAAGATTGTGCTTGTAGGATTTGGTGGAGGTCTTACATGGGCATCTTGTGCTGTTAAATGGATATAG
- the fabD gene encoding ACP S-malonyltransferase, translating into MGKLAVMFPGQGAQFVGMGYDFYQNFESARRIFDLANEALDFDLKNIIFNGPEEELKLTKITQPAILTTSIAIYEAVKDKLEPEAVFGQSLGEYSALVVSGCIDFKTAVWLVSKRGEYMQNEVPEGVGAMAAVLGLSVEDVKEVCRIAKEKGVIEISNINSPEQTVISGEKQAVYFAMEIAKQKGAKRCVELNVSAPFHCSLIKGAGEKLKKHLLEIDIKEPQIPVVSNVTADYMKKEDIVDLLEKQVYTTVNFLGCVNRLLEDGFDTFVEIGPGTTLSGLVKKIKKDVKIMNINKVEDMNNL; encoded by the coding sequence GTGGGAAAGTTGGCAGTCATGTTCCCTGGTCAAGGTGCGCAATTTGTTGGTATGGGTTATGATTTTTATCAAAATTTTGAGTCTGCAAGAAGAATTTTTGATTTAGCAAATGAAGCTTTGGATTTTGATTTGAAAAACATTATCTTTAATGGTCCTGAAGAAGAGTTAAAACTTACAAAAATTACTCAGCCTGCGATTCTTACAACCTCAATTGCAATATATGAAGCTGTGAAAGACAAACTTGAACCTGAAGCTGTATTTGGTCAGAGCTTAGGAGAATATTCTGCTCTTGTTGTATCTGGTTGTATTGATTTTAAAACTGCTGTATGGCTTGTTTCAAAAAGAGGAGAATATATGCAAAATGAGGTGCCTGAAGGTGTAGGAGCAATGGCAGCAGTTTTGGGATTGTCAGTAGAAGATGTAAAAGAAGTTTGTAGAATAGCAAAAGAGAAGGGAGTTATTGAGATATCTAACATCAATTCTCCTGAGCAGACAGTGATTTCTGGAGAAAAGCAAGCTGTGTATTTTGCAATGGAGATTGCAAAGCAAAAGGGTGCGAAAAGATGTGTGGAACTTAATGTGTCTGCACCATTTCACTGTAGCCTTATAAAAGGGGCAGGAGAGAAACTGAAAAAACACTTATTAGAAATTGACATAAAAGAACCGCAGATCCCTGTTGTATCGAATGTTACAGCAGATTATATGAAAAAAGAGGATATAGTAGACCTTTTAGAAAAACAGGTTTATACTACTGTAAACTTTCTTGGATGTGTAAACAGGCTTTTGGAAGATGGGTTTGATACATTTGTAGAGATAGGACCGGGGACAACTTTGAGTGGTCTTGTAAAGAAAATAAAAAAGGATGTTAAAATTATGAACATAAACAAGGTTGAAGACATGAATAATCTTTAA
- the fabG gene encoding 3-oxoacyl-[acyl-carrier-protein] reductase gives MELLKDKVALITGASRGIGRAIALKFAQNGANVIINYSSSQSQAENLKEEIEKIGTKAMIIKCDVSNSDEVNQMFFQVEKEFGRIDILVNNAGITKDGLILRMNDEDFDRVIAINLRGAFLCAKAAAKMMVKQRFGNIINISSVVGIAGNIGQANYAASKAGIIGLTKSLAKELASRNIRVNAIAPGFIKTDMTEVLSDKVKEAMLSSIPLGRFGEADEVANVALFLASSLSSYITGQVIVVDGGMIM, from the coding sequence ATGGAACTTTTGAAAGATAAAGTTGCGCTTATCACAGGTGCTTCAAGGGGAATTGGAAGAGCAATCGCTTTAAAGTTTGCTCAAAACGGAGCAAATGTAATTATTAACTATTCATCAAGCCAGTCGCAAGCTGAAAATTTGAAAGAAGAAATAGAGAAAATAGGGACAAAAGCAATGATAATAAAGTGTGATGTTTCAAATTCTGATGAGGTAAATCAAATGTTTTTCCAGGTAGAAAAGGAGTTTGGAAGGATTGATATACTTGTTAACAATGCAGGAATTACAAAAGATGGACTGATTCTTAGAATGAATGATGAAGACTTTGACAGGGTTATTGCAATAAACTTAAGAGGAGCGTTTTTGTGCGCAAAGGCAGCAGCTAAGATGATGGTAAAACAACGGTTTGGCAATATAATTAATATATCCTCTGTTGTAGGAATTGCAGGCAATATTGGTCAGGCAAATTATGCAGCGTCCAAAGCAGGAATAATAGGTCTTACAAAGTCTCTTGCAAAAGAACTTGCGTCCCGCAATATCAGAGTAAATGCAATAGCACCAGGCTTTATTAAAACTGACATGACAGAGGTTTTGAGTGACAAGGTAAAAGAGGCCATGCTTTCTTCCATCCCACTTGGTCGATTTGGCGAGGCTGATGAGGTTGCAAACGTGGCACTTTTTCTTGCCTCAAGCCTTTCATCCTATATTACTGGGCAAGTTATTGTTGTTGACGGTGGGATGATTATGTAA
- a CDS encoding acyl carrier protein, protein MNSEIFEKVKKIIADKLDIEEDKITPESSFLDDLGADSLDIVELIMELEEEFGIEIPDEDAEKIRTVADAVKYIEEHQ, encoded by the coding sequence GTGAACAGCGAAATTTTTGAAAAGGTAAAAAAGATCATAGCAGACAAACTTGACATTGAAGAAGACAAGATAACACCTGAATCTTCTTTCTTGGACGACCTTGGAGCAGACTCACTGGACATTGTTGAGCTTATCATGGAGCTTGAAGAAGAGTTTGGCATTGAAATTCCGGATGAGGATGCAGAAAAGATTAGAACAGTTGCAGATGCGGTAAAATATATTGAAGAGCATCAATAA
- the fabF gene encoding beta-ketoacyl-ACP synthase II, translating into MKRRVVITGLGIISSLGFDIDTFWNSLKSGKNGIKVVEKFDISSFPTKVAAEIVDFDPTNYIDKKEARRMDRFTHFALAATKLALEDSKLNLENIDKTKVGVVIGSGIGGIETLEEQANILREKGPSRVSPFFVPMMIANIAAGHIAITYGFKGINETIVTACASSAHAIGEAFRMIQREDADVIVTGGSEAAITPLSFAGFCAMKAMSTNPDPNSACRPFDKDRDGFVMGEGGAILILEELEHAKKRGAKIYAEVVGYGASDDAYHITAPDPEGEGPMLAMQRAIKDAAISPEKIDYINAHGTSTPYNDKYETLAIKKVFGEHAYKLSISSTKSMTGHWLGAAGAVETLITALAIYNQFVPPTINYATKDEECDLDYTVNQGKERPIGYAMTNSFGFGGHNAVLILKKYEE; encoded by the coding sequence ATGAAAAGAAGAGTTGTAATAACTGGGCTTGGCATTATATCCTCCTTAGGATTTGATATAGATACATTTTGGAATTCTCTCAAGAGCGGAAAGAATGGGATTAAGGTTGTAGAGAAATTTGATATTTCAAGCTTCCCTACAAAAGTTGCTGCAGAGATTGTGGATTTTGACCCTACAAATTACATAGACAAAAAAGAAGCACGAAGAATGGATAGGTTTACACACTTTGCTTTAGCGGCAACAAAACTTGCACTTGAAGATAGCAAGCTTAATTTAGAAAACATTGACAAGACAAAAGTTGGTGTGGTAATAGGAAGTGGTATTGGGGGAATTGAGACATTAGAAGAGCAGGCAAATATCTTGAGAGAAAAAGGACCATCAAGGGTAAGCCCGTTCTTTGTTCCAATGATGATAGCAAACATTGCAGCAGGACATATTGCAATAACATATGGGTTCAAAGGTATAAATGAAACAATTGTTACAGCATGTGCTTCATCTGCTCATGCAATTGGAGAAGCATTTAGAATGATTCAGCGAGAGGATGCTGATGTGATAGTCACTGGCGGATCTGAGGCGGCAATCACTCCACTTTCGTTTGCAGGTTTTTGTGCTATGAAAGCAATGTCAACAAACCCAGATCCAAATTCTGCCTGCAGACCGTTTGATAAAGATAGGGACGGTTTTGTAATGGGCGAAGGTGGAGCGATACTTATTTTGGAAGAGCTTGAACATGCAAAAAAGCGAGGAGCTAAAATATATGCTGAGGTTGTGGGATATGGTGCGTCAGATGATGCATATCACATTACAGCACCTGACCCAGAAGGAGAAGGGCCTATGCTTGCAATGCAAAGGGCAATAAAAGATGCGGCAATATCTCCTGAAAAAATAGATTATATAAACGCTCACGGCACTTCTACACCTTATAATGATAAATACGAAACCCTTGCAATTAAGAAGGTATTTGGAGAACATGCATATAAACTTTCAATAAGTTCTACAAAATCTATGACAGGTCACTGGCTTGGTGCTGCAGGTGCAGTAGAAACATTGATAACTGCATTGGCAATATATAACCAGTTTGTTCCACCTACAATTAACTATGCAACCAAAGATGAAGAGTGCGATTTGGATTATACTGTTAATCAGGGTAAAGAAAGGCCAATAGGATATGCTATGACAAACTCTTTTGGTTTTGGAGGTCACAACGCCGTTCTTATTCTTAAAAAGTACGAAGAATAA
- the rnc gene encoding ribonuclease III, with the protein MEEIEKALGYKFEDKNLLRLALTHKSATHSNKNCYERLEFLGDAALELAVSKYLYVYFPELSEGELTNIRAAVVCSQTLSKVAEKLNLKNHIIFGKREKMEKFYENKSILADVLEALFGAIFIESGFDTVEKIIVNLLKPYIQKAVAGKLFYDYKTKLQEIVQREGQKKIVYKDCEILEKKYFKSELFIEGKKVSEGYGTSKKEAQQDAAYKFLLEMGEQEE; encoded by the coding sequence ATGGAAGAAATAGAGAAAGCTTTGGGATACAAATTCGAGGATAAAAATCTCTTGAGACTTGCGCTTACTCATAAATCGGCAACACATAGTAACAAAAACTGCTATGAGAGACTTGAATTTCTTGGTGATGCAGCTTTAGAACTTGCTGTGAGCAAATATTTGTATGTTTACTTTCCTGAGCTTTCTGAAGGTGAACTTACAAATATAAGAGCTGCAGTTGTATGCAGTCAGACATTATCTAAGGTTGCAGAAAAATTAAATCTCAAAAATCATATAATTTTTGGAAAACGCGAAAAAATGGAAAAATTTTATGAGAACAAATCAATTTTAGCAGATGTACTTGAAGCATTATTTGGAGCAATTTTTATTGAATCTGGCTTCGATACAGTTGAAAAGATTATTGTTAATCTGCTTAAACCTTACATTCAAAAAGCTGTAGCAGGCAAGCTTTTTTACGATTACAAAACAAAACTTCAAGAGATTGTGCAAAGGGAAGGGCAAAAAAAGATTGTGTACAAAGACTGCGAGATACTTGAAAAGAAATATTTCAAGTCAGAACTTTTCATTGAAGGGAAAAAGGTCTCTGAAGGATACGGAACCTCAAAAAAAGAAGCTCAGCAGGATGCAGCGTATAAATTCTTGCTTGAAATGGGGGAGCAAGAGGAGTGA